One Purpureocillium takamizusanense chromosome 1, complete sequence genomic window carries:
- the CDC11 gene encoding Cell division control protein 11 (COG:D~COG:U~COG:Z~EggNog:ENOG503NUW2) produces the protein MSSPAKMIRRKKNVKKGIQFCLMVCGASGTGRTTFVNTLCGKDVLQHKDADDASDAHVEDGVKIKPVTVELELDEEGTRISLTIVDTPGFGDQIDNEASFAEIVGYLERQYDDILAEESRIKRNPRFRDNRVHAMLYFITPTGHGLRELDIELMKRLAPRVNVIPVIGRADSLTPAELAESKKLVMEDIEHYRIPVYNFPYDIEEDDEDTVEENAELRGLMPFAIVGSEDIVEIGGRKARARQYPWGVVEVDNPRHSDFLAIRSALLHSHLADLKEITHDFLYENYRTEKLSKSVDGASGNADSSMNPEDLASQSVRLKEEQLRREEEKLREIELKVQREINEKRQELLARESQLREIEARMQREASQATPAPAEAANGEHPHPE, from the exons atgTCGTCCCCCGCC AAAATGATCCGCCGGAAGAAGAACGTCAAGAAGGGCATTCAGTTCTGCCTCATGGTCTGCGGTGCCTCTGGAACTG GCCGAACCACTTTTGTCAACACGCTCTGCGGCAAGGACGTCCTCCAGCATAAGGATGCGGATGACGCCTCCGATGCTCATGTTGAGGACGGCGTCAAGATCAAGCCCGTCACGGTTG AACTCGAACTTGATGAAGAAGGCACCCGCATCTCGCTAACCATTGTCGATACCCCTGGGTTCGGTGACCAAATCGACAACGAGGCCAG CTTTGCGGAAATTGTCGGATACCTGGAGAGACAATACGATGACATCTTGGCCGAGGAGTCTCGCATCAAGCGTAACCCTCGCTTCAGGGACAACCGAGTTCACGCTATGCTCTACTTCATCACTCCCACTGGTCATGG ACTACGAGAGCTTGACATCGAGCTCATGAAGCGCCTCGCTCCCCGCGTCAACGTGATTCCCGTCATCGGACGCGCCGACTCCCTCACCCCCGCTGAGCTCGCCGAGTCGAAGAAGCTGGTCATGGAGGACATCGAGCACTACAGAATCCCCGTTTACAACTTCCCGTACGACAttgaggaggacgacgaggataCCGTCGAGGAGAACGCTGAGCTGAGAGGTCTTATGCCCTTCGCCATCGTCGGTTCGGAGGACATTGTCGAGATTGGCGGCCGCAAGGCCCGCGCTCGTCAGTACCCTTGGGGAGTTGTCGAGGTCGACAACCCGCGCCACTCCGACTTCCTGGCCATTCGATCCGCCCTCCTTCACAGCCACTTGGCTGACCTGAAGGAAATCACGCACGATTTCCTGTACGAGAACTATCGTACTGAGAAGCTGTCCAagagcgtcgacggcgcctctGGAAA TGCCGACAGCTCGATGAACCCCGAGGATCTTGCCTCCCAGTCCGTTCGTctcaaggaggagcagctccggcgagaagaggagaagctgcgcgAGATCGAACTCAAGGTCCAGCGCGAAATCAACGAGAAGCGACAGGAGCTCTTGGCCCGCGAgtcgcagctgcgcgagatCGAGGCCCGCATGCAGCGGGAAGCATCGCaggccacgcccgcgccggccgaggctgccaaCGGCGAGCACCCACACCCGGAATAG
- a CDS encoding uncharacterized protein (TransMembrane:7 (i85-106o118-136i145-164o170-190i202-222o228-248i260-280o)~EggNog:ENOG503NVYX~BUSCO:EOG09263K45~COG:T): MASNAKYQPAAQHDPDEHEDYTHAPPSYSATATEGGPSSAAGRDETQGLFGPPRSSEDNIPDDFKFGGSVAEATVDIRNQFVRKVYTILTVQLLATAGVSALTFFSEAYKTWIQSHPGVVWISLIGAMVFMGLTYWKRKSYPTNLLFLSLFTLAEAYTVSVIVSFYKTSIVLNAVILTAGLFVFLTLFACQTKYDFTSWMPYLFGALWGLVLFGFMAMFLPYSSTGELIYGGLAALIFSAYILVDTQLIMRKHHVEEEIAAAISLYLDIINLFLAILRILNSQSNN, from the exons atggcgtccaACGCAAAGTACCAGCCCGCGGCGCAGCACGACCCGGACGAGCACGAAGACTacacgcacgcgccgccgtcgtacTCTGCCACCGCGACCGAGGGCGGCCCTTcatccgccgcgggccgcgacgagacACAGGGCCTGTTCGGTCCCCCGCGCAGCAGTGAGGACAACATCCCGGATGACTTCAAG TTTGGCGGCTCCGTGGCCGAAGCGACTGTCGACATCCGCAACCAGTTCGTTCGCAAGGTCTACACCATCCTCACCGTTCAGctgctcgccaccgccggcgtcAGCGCCCTCACCTTTTTCAGCGAGGCCTACAAGACGTGGATCCAGAGCCACCCTGGTGTCGTCTGGATCTCG CTCATCGGCGCCATGGTCTTCATGGGCCTAACGTACTGGAAGCGCAAGTCGTACCCGACAAACTTGCTCTTCCTGTCGCTCTTCACTCTCGCTGAGGCCTACACCGTCTCCGTCATAGTCTCCTTCTATAAGACGTCCATCGTTCTCAACGCCGTCATCCTGACTGCTGGCCTTTTTGTATTCCTCACCCTCTTCGCCTGCCAGACCAAGTACGACTTCACCTCGTGGATGCCCTACCTCTTCGGCGCACTCTGGGGGCTCGTCCTTTTCGGTTTCATGGCCATGTTCCTGCCCTACAGCTCCACCGGCGAGCTCATCTACGGtggcctcgctgccctcATCTTCAGCGCATATATCCTTGTCGACACGCAGCTCATCATGCGCAAGCATCACGTTGAAGAGGagattgccgccgccatcagccTTTATCTCGACATCATTAACCTGTTCCTGGCCATCTTGCGCATCCTCAACAGTCAGTCCAACAACTGA
- the lag1_1 gene encoding Sphingosine N-acyltransferase (EggNog:ENOG503NYZN~COG:U~TransMembrane:8 (i75-92o122-145i166-186o206-226i238-258o264-281i293-317o368-389i)): MGDYQPDEPSSPVAAVGAAKAAARPQLRTGSSNPNMNGPLYMQTSGSNVVLVRRLKRKEDGTWKHLARWFVENQIGLSFNLLALLFLAHTFIPKARTHTHKFFHLSYYSDQTGKYGIGFDDAYFITFCIVLFTGLRAGMMEYVLAPFARLQGVTKRKTLTRFSEQAWLLVYYCFFWTLGVYIYSTSPHYMNMRGLWTDWPDREMDGLMKGYVLAQWAFWLQQIIVINIEERRKDHWQMFSHHIITTALISSCYCYHFTRIGNFILVIMDVVDLFFPVAKCLKYTGHNTLCDVFFGIFMVSWFIARHVFYIMGCWSVYAHTPNVMPYGCFRGSNANLIGPEDPPPGLSYLIEPFLSSTGRVCYNTTVKWAFLAPLLLLQVITIVWFTMIVRVAVKVIRGDGAEDTRSDDEGDEEEAEEEDEFVYEEAQPLEEEVGVEELDLKNWERRTGVKRQASSSGVSLPGHSDRKELLGRIGCEKQVD, from the exons ATGGGCGACTACCAGCCGGACGAGCcttcgtcgcccgtcgccgctgtcggcgctgcaaaggctgctgcgcgaccgcaGCTCAGGACCGGCTCCAGCAACCCCAACATGAACGGCCCGCTCTACATGCAAACGTCGGGCAGCAATGTCGTCCTCGTACGCAGGCTGAAGCGCAAGGAGGATGGCACCTGGAAGCACCTTGCGCGGTGGTTCGTCGAGAACCAGATTG GCCTCTCGTTCAACCTCCTTGCGCTCTTGTTCTTGGCGCATACCTTCATTCCGAAAGCGAGAACACACACCCACAAGTTTTTTCACCTTTCGTACTACAGCGACCAGACTGGAAAATATGGCATTGGCTTCGACGATGCTTATTTCATCACCTTTTGCATCGTGCTCTTCACCGGCCTGCGGGCCGGCATGATGGAGTACGTTCTGGCCCCGTTCGCCAGGCTTCAGGGTGTCACCAAGCGAAAGACCTTGACTCGCTTCAGCGAACAGGCCTGGCTGCTGGTTTACTACTGCTTTTTTTGGACACTTGGCGTG TACATCTACAGCACGTCGCCGCATTACATGAACATGCGAGGACTCTGGACCGACTGGCCGGACCGGGAGATGGATGGCCTCATGAAGGGCTATGTCCTGGCGCAGTGGGCCTTTTGGCTGCAGCAGATTATTGTCATCAACATTGAGGAGCGCCGCAAGGACCACTGGCAAATGTTCAGCCACCACATCATCACCACTGCTCTGATCTCGTCGTGCTACTGCTATCACTTCACCCGCATCGGCAACTTCATTCTGGTCATCATGGACGTGGTGGACTTGTTCTTTCCA GTTGCCAAATGTCTCAAGTACACGGGCCATAACACGCTTTGTGATGTCTTCTTTGGTATCTTCATGGTCTCGTGGTTCATTGCCCGCCACGTCTTTTACATCATGGGCTGCTGGTCAGTGTACGCTCATACGCCGAACGTTATGCCGTATGGCTGTTTCCGTGGTTCCAACGCCAACCTCATCGGACCCGAGGACCCCCCTCCTGGTCTGTCGTACCTCATCGAACCCTTCCTCAGCTCTACCGGCCGTGTATGCTACAACACCACGGTCAAATGGGCGTTCCTTGCGCCACTGCTTCTGCTTCAGGTCATCACTATTGTGTGGTTCACCATGATCGTCCGTGTCGCTGTCAAGGTTAttcgtggcgacggcgccgaggacacGCGgagtgacgacgagggagacgaggaagaggccgaagaagaggacgagTTTGTTTACGAGGAGGCTCAACCTCTCGAGGAAGAAGTCggcgtggaggagctggacctAAAGAATTGGGAGCGCCGAACCGGGGTTAAGCGCCAGGCTAGCAGCTCTGGGGTCAGCTTGCCGGGCCACAGCGATCGGAAGGAGCTCCTCGGACGGATAGGCTGCGAGAAGCAGGTCGACTAA
- a CDS encoding uncharacterized protein (EggNog:ENOG503NUND~COG:I), protein MGTEGLSIRRGPSEPALYPGTIPEHFAATVARHADRPAVIARAPVAAIASTPAHQQQQQQQQQHDVEETVLTYRGLDLLSNRLAASLAALGVRKGDRVAVSLGNGPEFAALSYAAFKLGAVLVPLNPSFNAAQVCAALAHLGAELLVIGAVTDLAYKPGNGRSNEELLAAVVAGGDGGGGGLRAGGPLRSAAVPSLRHVVVVDNRAYHPNVTFPLEACPALTPYAALLAGSDAPVTPSELLLPSDTINIQFTSGTTSTPKAAMLAHSSILNNGAFIAHRMGLDPGDRVVVPPPLFHCFGSVLGYMATATTGAALLFPSPAFDPVATLRMCLDRDATGLYGVSTMLVAVLEALDAGLVRGGAAPRSLRKGIVAGSSVPEALMRRIYQRLGLEDLVICYGMTETSPVNCMTTPSDPFAKRTSSVGRPMPHTTVKIVDPTDRSRILPLNTRGELAASGYLVMKGYYGDPERTAEVRIEEPHHPGLPTDNADTATPGKKSPGGTTVWMYSGDEAEMDADGYVTITGRIKDLIIRGGENIHPLEVENCLFQLPGVKEVSVVGVPDERLGESVAAFVIPRRDWVTADTDANATDQQQQQQQEGGPQVLTKDAVRSWVRAKLSSHLVPKHVFWVDEYPKTASGKIQKFKLRDMAVEALKAAAAAGGSVKA, encoded by the exons ATGGGCACCGAGGGGCTGAGCATACGCCGTGGGCCGAGCGAG CCAGCTCTCTACCCCGGCACCATCCCGGAGCACtttgccgccaccgtcgcgcGGCACGCCGACCGGCCCGCCGTcattgcgcgcgcgcccgtcgccgccataGCCTCGACTCCCgctcaccagcagcagcagcagcagcagcagcagcacgatgTGGAGGAGACGGTCCTCACGTaccgcggcctcgacctcctctCCAaccggctcgccgcctcgctggcggcgctcggcgtgCGCAAGGGCGACCGCGtggccgtctcgctcggCAACGGGCCCGAGTTCGCCGCGCTCAGCTACGCCGCCTtcaagctcggcgccgtcctcgtgcCCCTGAACCCGAGCTtcaacgccgcccaggtctgcgccgccctcgcccacctcggcgccgagctgctcgtcatcggcgccgtcaccgacCTCGCCTACAAGCCGGGCAACGGGCGCAGCAACGAGGAactgctcgccgccgtcgtggcgggtggtgacggaggagggggcggtTTACGCGCGGGTGGCCCCCTGcgaagcgccgccgtgccctcgctgaggcacgtcgtcgtcgtcgacaacaGGGCCTACCACCCCAACGTCACATTCCCGCTCGAGGCGTGCCCCGCGCTGACGCCGtacgcggcgctgctcgcgggctccgacgcgcccgtgacgccctcggagctgctcctcccgTCCGACACCATCAACATCCAGTTCACGTCGGGcaccacgtcgacgcccaaggCGGCCATGCTGGCGCACTCGTCCATCCTCAACAACGGGGCGTTCATCGCCCACCGCATGGGCCTCGATCCGGGCGACCGCGTCGTGGTGCCGCCCCCGCTCTTCCACTGCTTCGGCTCCGTGCTCGGCTacatggccacggccacgacgggcgccgccctgctgttCCCCAGCCCGGCCTTTGACCCCGTCGCCACGCTGCGCATGTGCCTCGACCGCGACGCCACCGGCCTCTACGGCGTCAGCAccatgctcgtcgccgtcctcgaggccctcgacgccggcctcgtccgcggcggcgccgccccgcgcaGCCTCCgcaagggcatcgtcgccggcagcagcgtcccCGAGGCCCTCATGCGCCGCATCtaccagcgcctcggcctcgaggacctcgtcaTCTGCTACGGCATGACCGAGACCAGCCCCGTCAACTGCATGACCACGCCCTCCGACCCCTTCGCCAAGCGCACCTCGTCCGTCGGCCGCCCCATGCCCCATACCACCGTCAAGATCGTCGACCCCACGGACCGCTCCCGCATCCTGCCCCTCAACacgcgcggcgagctcgccgcctcgggctACCTCGTCATGAAGGGCTACTACGGCGATCCGGAGCGCACCGCCGAGGTCCGCATCGAGGAGCCCCATCACCCGGGCCTCCCGACCGACAACGCCGATACCGCCACCCCGGGCAAGAAGTcgcccggcggcaccaccgtcTGGATGTACTCGggtgacgaggccgagatggATGCCGACGGCTACGTCACCATCACCGGCCGCATCAAGGACCTCAtcatccgcggcggcgagaacaTCCACCCCCTCGAGGTCGAAAACTGCCTCTTCCAGCTTCCCGGCGTCAAGGAGGTCTCCGTCGTGGGCGTCCCCGACGAACGCCTCGGCGagagcgtcgccgcctttgtCATCCCTCGCCGCGACTGGGtcaccgccgacaccgacgccaacgcaaccgaccagcagcagcagcagcagcaggagggCGGTCCCCAAGTCCTGACAAAGGACGCCGTCCGCTCCTGGGTGCGCGCCAAGCTCTCGAGCCACCTCGTCCCCAAGCACGTCTTCTGGGTCGACGAGTATCCCAAGACAGCCAGCGGCAAGATCCAAAAGTTCAAGCTGCGTGACATGGCCGTCGAGGCTCTgaaggctgccgccgccgccggcggctcggTCAAGGCATAG
- a CDS encoding uncharacterized protein (COG:I~COG:Q~CAZy:GT32~EggNog:ENOG50KOG1177~SECRETED:SignalP(1-24~SECRETED:cutsite=SRS-HH~SECRETED:prob=0.3364)) gives MLNSRRALVAAAFLITVFFLVSRSHHSPPEAIKHSSSSAAGASDPNGGDQAVAQRPAADVKAPQQRRPGPQKPLMDTSRMSTYDKLAYAYPYDIEAKFPAYIWQTWKTTPTDKDFQFREQEASWSEQHPGFVHEVITDDVAVSMLSLFYAAVPEVLEAYKVLPLPVLKADFFRYLILFARGGIYSDIDTYAIRSAVEWVPDQIPRESIGLVIGLEADPDRPDWADWYSRRIQFCQWTIQSKPGHPALRDIITRITNATLTLKRSGKISSFQGKNVVDLTGPAIWTDTIMDYLNDERFFDMKRSKGKVDWRNFTGMETSKRVGDVVVLPITSFSPGVEQMGAKDYDDPMAFVKHDFEGTWKPEEERHIGEQKDQPQEGLVQ, from the exons ATGCTCAACTCCCgtcgcgccctcgtcgccgccgcctttctCATCACAGTAttcttcctcgtctcccGGTCGCATCATTCACCTCCCGAGGCCATCAAACattcgtcctcgtccgccgccggcgcctccgaTCCCAATGGCGGCGACCAGGCCGTCGCACAACGTCCCGCAGCCGACGTCAAGGCACCGCAGCAAAGGAGGCCCGGGCCCCAGAAGCCCTTGATGGACACGTCGCGCATGTCGACGTATGACAAGCTCGCCTATGCCTATCCCTACGATATCGAGGCCAAATTCCCGGCATACATATGGCAGACGTGGAAGACAACGCCCACAGACAAGGACTTTCAGTTTCGCGAACAAGAGGCGTCGTGGTCCGAGCAACATCCTGGGTTCGTCCACGAGGTCATTACCGATGACGTCGCCGTCAGCATGCTCAGCCTCTTCtacgccgccgtgcccgaAGTCCTCGAGGCCTACAAGGTGCTGCCCTTGCCCGTCCTCAAGGCCGACTTCTTCCGATACCTCATCCTCTTTGCGCGAGGAGGCATCTACTCCGACATTGACACGTACGCCATCAGAAGCGCGGTCGAGTGGGTTCCCGACCAAATACCCCGCGAGTCCATTgggctcgtcatcggcctcgaggcggaccCAGATCGCCCCGACTGGGCCGACTGGTACAGCCGCCGCATTCAGTTCTGCCAATGGACCATCCAGAGCAAGCCCGGCCACCCGGCCCTTCGGGATATTATCACGAGGATCACAAATGCGACGCTGACGCTCAAGCGCTCCGGCAAGATTTCCAGCTTTCAGGGCAAGAATGTGGTCGACTTGACGGGACCGGCGATCTGGACCGACACTATCATGGACTACCTCAACGACGAGCGCTTCTTCGACATGAAGAGGAGTAAGGGCAAGGTGGACTGGCGTAATTTCACCGGCATGGAGACGAGCAAGCGCGTGGGAGACGTTGTGGTCCTGCCCATTACGAGCTTCTCGCCGGGCGTGGAGCAGATGGGAGCCAAAGACTACGACGACCCAATGGCCTTTGTTAAGCACGATTTTGAAG GGACGTGGAAGCCCGAGGAAGAGCGGCATATCGGCGAGCAAAAGGATCAGCCGCAAGAGGGACTCGTCCAATGA
- a CDS encoding uncharacterized protein (TransMembrane:7 (o20-43i55-78o98-122i134-156o176-200i212-233o253-271i)~EggNog:ENOG503P2GU), producing the protein MSSSSSTFQYLAVTPHDHGAFIVIAAIVGVIWTVLVYCIRLYIRLNINGPFGLDDASASIATVIGIIQSAVTLVAVRNGLGKAKDLLSAVELEAAMKLYYAAGLLYIVAICGSKSAMFLLMARLTRQSQHISLVVSYGATCFTVVWMVVSLFVVGFQCGLPNPWDMVSHEGCRSTFTRWAVVEIFSILIEVMISAMAVALVWDLKMAVKVKVAVVGAFSAQLLVIVPIIFRLMSVRRSLDSSDITFDWTETTLTTQVVMHFSLMAATFPCFRQFLQAFDSGFGATTKMETQTGGSGSRTNNSYALQSLGSKKGGGEETATGANGGRGGGGGGVGSGSGRPMGGQGGAALGCNTSASSSNSRAMARLRPDRTAEIVTQATADGPDRAGDEDRSIESVGSDKAIIWRTREFEVHYDEREREG; encoded by the exons atgtcctcctcgtcctcgacgttCCAATATTTGGCCGTCACGCCCCATGATCACGGAgccttcatcgtcatcgccgcaATTGTGGGGGTGATATGGACGGTGCTGGTCTATTGCATCCGGCTCTACATTAGACTCAACATCAATGGCCCCTTTGGCTTGGACGATGCTTCGGCTTCCATTGCGACC GTCATCGGAATTATACAGTCTGCCGTGACGCTTGTTGCGGTTCGCAATGGGTTGGGGAAAGCAAAGGACTTGCTgtccgccgtcgagctcgaagCAGCCATGAAG CTCTATTACGCCGCAGGCCTGCTTTACATTGTGGCCATCTGCGGATCCAAAAGCGCCATGTTTCTGTTGATGGCACGCCTGACACGGCAATCTCAACACATATCACTGGTGGTGAGCTACGGGGCCACATGCTTCACGGTGGTATGGATGGTAGTGTCCCTGTTTGTTGTGGGTTTCCAGTGTGGTCTTCCGAACCCATGGGACATGGTTTCCCATGAGGGCTGCAGAAGCACG TTTACGCGAtgggccgtcgtcgaaaTTTTCAGCATCTTGATCGAGGTGATGATttcggccatggccgtggctcTGGTTTGGGACCTCAAAATGGCCGTCAAGGTCAAGGTGGCCGTCGTGGGGGCGTTTtcggcgcagctgctcgtcatcgtgcCCATCATCTTCCGGCTCATGTCCGTGCGGCGGTCGCTCGACTCGTCCGACATTACGTTTGACTGGACCGagacgacgctgacgacgcAGGTCGTGATGCACTTTTcgctcatggcggcgacgttcCCGTGCTTCCGGCAGTTCCTGCAAGCCTTCGACTCCGGGTTCGGGGCCACGACCAAGATGGAGACGCAGACGGGCGGCTCGGGCAGCCGGACGAACAACAGCTACGCGCTGCAGTCACTCGGCTCcaagaaggggggaggagaggaaacggccacgggcgcgaacggaggacgaggagggggaggagggggagtcGGAAGTGGGAGCGGACGGCCGATgggggggcaagggggaGCGGCTCTGGGCTGCAAtaccagcgccagcagcagcaacagcagggccatggcgcggcTGCGTCCGGACCGCACGGCCGAAATCGTCACGCAGGCGACGGCTGACGGGCCTGACAGGGCGGGCGATGAGGACCGGAGCATCGAGAGCGTCGGCAGCGACAAGGCCATCAtctggaggacgagggagTTTGAGGTGCACTACGACGAGCGTGAGAGAGAGGGCTAG
- a CDS encoding uncharacterized protein (TransMembrane:5 (o6-27i39-61o81-105i117-138o158-176i)~EggNog:ENOG503P2GU), giving the protein MKLYYAAGLLYIVAICGSKSAMFLLMARLTRQSQHISLVVSYGATCFTVVWMVVSLFVVGFQCGLPNPWDMVSHEGCRSTFTRWAVVEIFSILIEVMISAMAVALVWDLKMAVKVKVAVVGAFSAQLLVIVPIIFRLMSVRRSLDSSDITFDWTETTLTTQVVMHFSLMAATFPCFRQFLQAFDSGFGATTKMETQTGGSGSRTNNSYALQSLGSKKGGGEETATGANGGRGGGGGGVGSGSGRPMGGQGGAALGCNTSASSSNSRAMARLRPDRTAEIVTQATADGPDRAGDEDRSIESVGSDKAIIWRTREFEVHYDEREREG; this is encoded by the exons ATGAAG CTCTATTACGCCGCAGGCCTGCTTTACATTGTGGCCATCTGCGGATCCAAAAGCGCCATGTTTCTGTTGATGGCACGCCTGACACGGCAATCTCAACACATATCACTGGTGGTGAGCTACGGGGCCACATGCTTCACGGTGGTATGGATGGTAGTGTCCCTGTTTGTTGTGGGTTTCCAGTGTGGTCTTCCGAACCCATGGGACATGGTTTCCCATGAGGGCTGCAGAAGCACG TTTACGCGAtgggccgtcgtcgaaaTTTTCAGCATCTTGATCGAGGTGATGATttcggccatggccgtggctcTGGTTTGGGACCTCAAAATGGCCGTCAAGGTCAAGGTGGCCGTCGTGGGGGCGTTTtcggcgcagctgctcgtcatcgtgcCCATCATCTTCCGGCTCATGTCCGTGCGGCGGTCGCTCGACTCGTCCGACATTACGTTTGACTGGACCGagacgacgctgacgacgcAGGTCGTGATGCACTTTTcgctcatggcggcgacgttcCCGTGCTTCCGGCAGTTCCTGCAAGCCTTCGACTCCGGGTTCGGGGCCACGACCAAGATGGAGACGCAGACGGGCGGCTCGGGCAGCCGGACGAACAACAGCTACGCGCTGCAGTCACTCGGCTCcaagaaggggggaggagaggaaacggccacgggcgcgaacggaggacgaggagggggaggagggggagtcGGAAGTGGGAGCGGACGGCCGATgggggggcaagggggaGCGGCTCTGGGCTGCAAtaccagcgccagcagcagcaacagcagggccatggcgcggcTGCGTCCGGACCGCACGGCCGAAATCGTCACGCAGGCGACGGCTGACGGGCCTGACAGGGCGGGCGATGAGGACCGGAGCATCGAGAGCGTCGGCAGCGACAAGGCCATCAtctggaggacgagggagTTTGAGGTGCACTACGACGAGCGTGAGAGAGAGGGCTAG